A single region of the Dehalococcoides mccartyi genome encodes:
- a CDS encoding CvpA family protein, whose protein sequence is MNWLDIVLLIALGAQTVSGFFTGLILNFLHLVGLIIGIILAGRFYPTVAEWLSFISSPEWANIIAFLLVLMAIWVTTTIIAKLLDTIIKPTFLNWVNRLGGAIFGLLVSSIFTAALLAIWVKFFGSASVITDSAVAQILLDKFPLILSLLPDEFGVIRDFFN, encoded by the coding sequence ATGAACTGGTTAGATATAGTTTTACTGATAGCACTGGGCGCTCAAACCGTAAGCGGCTTTTTTACCGGCCTGATACTCAATTTCCTGCATCTGGTGGGGCTGATAATAGGTATTATACTGGCAGGCCGCTTCTACCCTACAGTTGCCGAATGGCTCAGTTTTATATCCAGCCCGGAGTGGGCAAATATAATCGCTTTCCTGCTGGTACTTATGGCTATCTGGGTAACAACCACCATCATTGCCAAGCTGCTTGATACCATAATAAAGCCGACTTTCCTTAACTGGGTAAATCGGCTGGGGGGTGCAATATTCGGTTTGCTGGTGTCCAGCATTTTTACTGCCGCCCTGCTGGCCATCTGGGTTAAGTTCTTTGGCTCCGCTTCGGTCATTACCGATTCTGCCGTAGCCCAGATACTTCTTGACAAGTTTCCGCTGATTCTGTCGCTTTTACCGGATGAGTTCGGAGTAATCCGTGACTTTTTCAACTAA
- the proC gene encoding pyrroline-5-carboxylate reductase produces MKIAFIGGGNMGEAILGALIRKNICPPQDITVSEIKAERRAFLENTYGIKTTAANPEAIKNAEVVLLAIKPQNLAELSAGLKGKLAETQLVISIIAGATLSKLSSGLGHKAVVRVMPNTPAMIGMGMSIWTALPAVSPAQKEQAKSILSAMGKEIYTGKETMLDAATAISGSGPAYFFLFMESLEKAALEMGFTPEEASILVSQTAAGSAVYAGKSGLPLAQLRKNVTSPGGTTAEAIKVFEEAGLETTVIKAAKAAFDRSVELGKG; encoded by the coding sequence ATGAAAATAGCATTTATCGGCGGGGGGAATATGGGCGAGGCCATTTTGGGTGCCCTTATCAGGAAAAATATCTGCCCGCCGCAGGATATTACCGTAAGTGAGATTAAAGCCGAACGCCGCGCTTTCCTTGAAAATACCTATGGCATAAAGACCACCGCCGCAAATCCGGAGGCCATAAAAAACGCCGAAGTAGTTCTGCTGGCTATAAAACCCCAGAACCTGGCCGAACTGAGCGCCGGACTGAAAGGCAAACTGGCAGAGACACAGCTGGTGATATCCATTATTGCCGGGGCAACTCTAAGTAAACTGTCCAGCGGGCTTGGGCACAAAGCCGTAGTACGGGTTATGCCCAATACCCCGGCTATGATAGGCATGGGCATGAGCATCTGGACTGCCCTGCCGGCGGTAAGCCCCGCCCAGAAAGAACAAGCTAAAAGCATACTTTCCGCCATGGGCAAAGAAATATATACCGGCAAAGAAACCATGCTGGATGCGGCTACCGCCATCTCAGGTTCAGGCCCGGCTTATTTCTTCCTGTTTATGGAAAGTTTAGAAAAAGCAGCCCTGGAAATGGGTTTTACCCCTGAGGAAGCCTCTATACTGGTATCCCAGACAGCCGCCGGTTCGGCTGTTTATGCCGGGAAATCCGGCCTGCCGCTAGCCCAGCTCCGCAAAAACGTAACCTCTCCCGGCGGCACTACCGCCGAAGCTATAAAGGTATTTGAGGAAGCAGGACTGGAAACAACCGTAATTAAGGCTGCAAAAGCGGCTTTTGACCGTTCGGTAGAGCTGGGTAAGGGTTAA
- the coaD gene encoding pantetheine-phosphate adenylyltransferase — protein sequence MIAIYPGRFDPVTLGHLSVARRASGFCDRLIIAVFDNPAKPGLFTAAERVDFIKQSVKDIPNVEVCSFRGLMVSFARKTGASLIIRGLRVGADFEREMEMYVMNRRLDEGIELCCLFSEPQYQYLSASLIKEIVMLGGDSSGLISEHVAAALKIKLAPA from the coding sequence TTGATAGCCATTTACCCGGGCCGGTTTGACCCGGTAACCCTCGGCCATTTGAGCGTCGCCAGGCGCGCCTCTGGCTTTTGTGACCGGCTGATTATTGCTGTCTTTGATAACCCTGCCAAACCGGGGCTTTTTACTGCCGCCGAGAGGGTAGATTTCATCAAACAATCCGTTAAAGACATTCCTAATGTAGAGGTGTGCTCTTTCCGTGGTCTTATGGTCAGTTTCGCCCGTAAGACGGGTGCTTCGCTTATAATCCGCGGTCTCAGGGTTGGGGCTGATTTTGAGCGTGAGATGGAAATGTATGTTATGAACCGCCGCCTTGATGAGGGGATTGAGCTTTGTTGTCTTTTCTCTGAGCCTCAGTACCAGTATCTCAGTGCCTCCCTTATAAAGGAAATAGTGATGCTGGGCGGGGACTCAAGCGGGCTAATATCGGAACATGTGGCAGCAGCTTTAAAAATCAAGTTAGCGCCTGCCTAG
- the leuS gene encoding leucine--tRNA ligase, with product MAEKYNPQETEKKWQDKWAADRLYHAGEDSPKPKWYSLTMFPYTSGNLHIGHWYAEVPADCFARYKRLNGFNVMRPVGFDSFGLPAENAAIKHHIHPRIWTLNNVENMRRQLKTIGAMFDWDREVITCLPEYYKWTQWFFLKLYEAGLAYRAKAPVNWCPSCQAVLANEQVVDGTCWRCETPTTRRDLEQWFFRITNYADELKDHDGLDWPEKITAMQRNWVGKSYGAEVSFSLDCPATPEHEIKVFTTRPDTIYGVTFMVLAPEHPLVEKITTPENKAAVDEYIKKSRACTEIERLSTEREKDGVFTGAYVTNRVNGHKVPVWIGDYVLQSYGTGAVMGVPAHDERDFVFAQKYHLPVITVIAPPDYDGQPLETAYINEGVMQNSGPFNGLPNTEGKEKVCDYLAEHGWGKKTVNYKLRDWLISRQRYWGAPIPMVYCEKCGIVPVPEKDLPVLLPEDVEFRSGGESPLKYNEGFVNTTCPVCGGKAKRETDTMDTFMCSSWYFLRYTSPGYDKGPFDPEKLRYWMPVDLYTGGAEHAVMHLFYSRFFTKALRDMGIIDFGEPFKKLFNQGIIVSNHQKMSKSKGNVVTPDNLVAEVGTDAVRAYLMFVGPWDQGGEWNDSGLSGMSRWLNRVWNLFTEEYTPNTASAEAERELKRTLHQTIKKITMDIERLRFNTVVAALMELSNSLAKFKEAAAISAESWQNSLKTFALMLAPVAPHIAEELWTNLGMEYSIHNQSWPKWDEELAKDEVITLIIQVNGKLRERLEMPAGISEDEAKETALNSARVKPHLQGKTPASVIYVPGKLVNIVVK from the coding sequence ATGGCCGAAAAATATAATCCGCAGGAAACAGAAAAAAAGTGGCAGGATAAATGGGCGGCAGACCGCCTTTACCACGCCGGTGAAGACAGCCCCAAACCCAAATGGTACTCCCTTACCATGTTCCCTTATACTTCTGGCAACCTCCATATAGGCCACTGGTATGCCGAAGTCCCGGCAGACTGTTTTGCCAGATACAAACGCTTAAACGGCTTTAATGTAATGCGCCCGGTGGGTTTTGACTCTTTCGGCCTGCCGGCGGAAAACGCCGCCATCAAACACCATATTCACCCCCGTATCTGGACGCTGAACAATGTGGAAAATATGCGCCGCCAGCTTAAAACTATCGGTGCTATGTTTGACTGGGACAGAGAGGTTATAACCTGCCTGCCCGAATACTACAAGTGGACTCAGTGGTTCTTCTTAAAGCTGTATGAAGCCGGGCTGGCTTACCGCGCCAAAGCTCCGGTAAACTGGTGTCCCAGTTGTCAGGCGGTGCTGGCCAACGAACAGGTGGTAGACGGCACCTGCTGGAGATGTGAAACCCCCACCACCCGCCGTGACCTTGAACAGTGGTTTTTCCGCATTACCAACTATGCTGATGAACTTAAAGACCATGACGGCCTGGACTGGCCGGAAAAAATAACCGCTATGCAGAGAAACTGGGTGGGCAAAAGCTACGGGGCGGAAGTATCCTTTTCCCTGGACTGCCCGGCTACGCCCGAACATGAGATAAAGGTCTTTACCACCCGCCCTGACACTATTTACGGGGTGACCTTTATGGTACTGGCACCCGAACACCCTCTGGTTGAAAAGATTACCACCCCCGAAAACAAAGCGGCGGTGGATGAATATATAAAGAAATCCCGCGCCTGCACCGAGATTGAGCGCCTTTCCACCGAAAGGGAAAAGGACGGCGTTTTTACCGGTGCATACGTGACCAACCGGGTAAACGGCCATAAAGTACCCGTCTGGATTGGTGATTATGTTCTCCAGAGTTACGGCACCGGGGCGGTTATGGGCGTGCCCGCCCATGACGAGCGTGATTTTGTCTTTGCCCAAAAATACCATTTGCCGGTTATAACTGTAATTGCCCCACCGGATTATGACGGCCAGCCCCTTGAAACCGCTTATATAAATGAAGGGGTTATGCAGAATTCCGGCCCGTTTAACGGCCTGCCCAATACCGAAGGCAAAGAAAAGGTATGTGACTATCTGGCGGAACACGGCTGGGGCAAAAAAACCGTAAACTACAAACTGCGCGACTGGCTTATTTCCCGCCAGCGTTACTGGGGCGCCCCCATACCCATGGTCTACTGCGAAAAGTGCGGCATTGTACCCGTACCCGAAAAGGACCTGCCGGTGCTTCTGCCGGAAGATGTAGAGTTCCGCAGCGGGGGCGAATCCCCCCTGAAATATAATGAAGGCTTTGTAAATACCACTTGCCCGGTCTGCGGGGGTAAGGCCAAACGCGAAACAGATACCATGGATACCTTCATGTGTTCTTCGTGGTATTTCCTGCGTTATACCAGCCCCGGTTATGACAAAGGGCCGTTTGACCCGGAAAAACTGCGGTACTGGATGCCGGTAGACCTTTATACCGGCGGTGCCGAACACGCCGTTATGCACCTTTTTTATTCCCGTTTCTTCACCAAAGCCCTGCGGGATATGGGAATAATAGACTTCGGCGAACCTTTTAAAAAGCTTTTTAATCAGGGCATTATCGTCAGCAACCACCAGAAAATGAGCAAATCCAAGGGGAATGTAGTTACCCCGGATAATTTGGTGGCAGAGGTAGGCACAGACGCCGTCAGGGCTTACCTGATGTTTGTGGGCCCGTGGGATCAGGGCGGGGAATGGAATGATTCCGGCCTTTCGGGCATGAGCCGCTGGCTGAACCGGGTCTGGAATTTGTTTACAGAGGAATACACCCCAAACACCGCCTCGGCTGAAGCGGAACGCGAACTTAAGCGCACCCTCCACCAGACTATCAAAAAAATAACTATGGATATTGAACGGCTGCGTTTCAATACGGTAGTGGCCGCCCTGATGGAGCTTTCAAACAGCCTGGCCAAGTTTAAAGAGGCTGCCGCCATTTCGGCAGAAAGCTGGCAAAACAGCCTTAAAACTTTTGCCCTTATGCTTGCCCCGGTTGCCCCCCATATTGCCGAGGAACTCTGGACAAATCTAGGCATGGAATATTCCATTCACAACCAGAGCTGGCCTAAGTGGGACGAAGAACTGGCCAAAGACGAAGTAATTACCCTGATTATCCAGGTAAACGGCAAACTCCGCGAAAGGCTGGAAATGCCGGCCGGTATCTCGGAGGACGAAGCTAAGGAAACTGCCTTAAACAGCGCCAGAGTCAAGCCCCATCTTCAGGGCAAAACCCCGGCGTCTGTCATATATGTACCCGGCAAATTAGTAAATATTGTGGTGAAATAA
- a CDS encoding YfhL family 4Fe-4S dicluster ferredoxin — translation MSFKITDDCISCGACEPECPNKAISEGETIYIIDPEKCSECVGAFETPQCVEICPVDSCVKCCNESHEELLAKWQKLHPGESPK, via the coding sequence ATGTCGTTCAAGATAACAGATGACTGTATCAGTTGTGGAGCTTGTGAACCGGAATGCCCCAACAAGGCTATTTCGGAAGGCGAGACTATTTACATTATTGATCCTGAAAAGTGTTCTGAGTGCGTGGGTGCTTTTGAAACCCCTCAGTGCGTTGAAATCTGCCCGGTAGACTCCTGTGTGAAATGCTGCAATGAATCTCACGAAGAGTTGCTGGCAAAATGGCAGAAACTGCACCCCGGCGAAAGCCCCAAGTAA
- the rsmD gene encoding 16S rRNA (guanine(966)-N(2))-methyltransferase RsmD, translated as MRIIAGDAKGKNIIVPQRKATRPATELVRGAMMSMLEAIAEDWSEVLDIYSGSGSLGLEALSRGAGHVDFVEHERCCCDIIKQNLETIGCASQAHVYCLDVPKAIAFLKKQYDVILADPPYRNQQIGEVLEKLGNSGLIGESTVMAVTHSAHLTLAERYGRLKMLKEHRHGDSLIAIYRKDSSFDSHLPGPV; from the coding sequence ATGAGAATTATTGCCGGAGATGCCAAAGGTAAAAACATTATCGTGCCCCAGCGGAAAGCCACTCGTCCGGCTACCGAGTTGGTCAGAGGAGCTATGATGTCCATGCTGGAGGCAATTGCTGAAGACTGGAGCGAGGTGCTGGATATTTATTCCGGCAGCGGCTCTCTGGGTCTGGAGGCACTTTCCCGCGGGGCAGGGCATGTAGATTTTGTTGAGCACGAGCGCTGTTGTTGTGATATAATAAAACAAAATTTGGAAACCATTGGCTGTGCAAGCCAGGCTCACGTTTATTGTTTGGATGTGCCCAAGGCAATAGCCTTCCTGAAAAAACAATATGACGTAATACTGGCAGACCCGCCGTACCGCAACCAGCAGATTGGCGAGGTACTGGAGAAGCTGGGGAATTCAGGGCTTATCGGTGAAAGCACAGTCATGGCGGTGACCCATTCTGCCCATCTAACCCTTGCCGAACGTTATGGGCGGCTTAAGATGTTAAAAGAACATCGCCATGGGGATAGCCTTATCGCTATATACAGAAAGGATAGCAGTTTTGATAGCCATTTACCCGGGCCGGTTTGA